A single genomic interval of Stenotrophomonas sp. ZAC14D1_NAIMI4_1 harbors:
- a CDS encoding type B 50S ribosomal protein L31 — protein sequence MKADIHPNYRDVVFEDVTSDFKILTRSTMATKETTTWTDGNEYPLVKVEISSASHPFYTGKHKVIDTSGRIDKFQKRYAR from the coding sequence ATGAAGGCCGATATCCATCCGAACTACCGCGACGTCGTCTTCGAAGACGTCACTTCCGATTTCAAGATCCTGACCCGCTCCACCATGGCGACCAAGGAAACCACCACCTGGACCGACGGTAATGAATACCCGCTGGTCAAGGTCGAAATTTCCTCGGCTTCGCACCCGTTCTACACGGGCAAGCACAAGGTGATCGACACCTCGGGCCGTATCGACAAGTTCCAGAAGCGCTACGCGCGCTGA
- a CDS encoding nucleoside hydrolase, translating into MTHKIPLLIDTDPGVDDALALLMAFADERHEVVALTIAAGNVGLDYTVRNALKLCDIVGRTDVPVFAGSPDPLIHPSMDAAHVHGRDGYGDVDLPPPSRQAEAEHAALAILRLSHQHAGELMLVMLGPLTNLALALKLDPTLPQRIKRIVVMGGAVTCHGNITPAAEFNIAFDPEAAHVVFTSFKHLLVSDWEATVAHGLPLEQAEQWLQADSDRARFYELISRKTRALSEDAKGGRWYTADAVAMAWALNPEGQLQVESRPLNVELNGTFSRGATIVDWNRQTGQPDNCDLLMAYDQARFEALVRQALGAD; encoded by the coding sequence ATGACCCACAAGATCCCGCTGTTGATCGACACCGACCCCGGTGTGGACGACGCCCTGGCCCTGCTGATGGCCTTCGCCGATGAACGGCACGAGGTGGTCGCCCTGACCATCGCCGCCGGCAATGTCGGCCTCGACTACACCGTCCGCAACGCCCTCAAGCTCTGCGACATCGTCGGCCGCACCGATGTGCCGGTGTTCGCAGGCAGCCCCGATCCGCTGATCCACCCCTCGATGGACGCTGCCCACGTGCATGGCCGTGATGGCTATGGCGACGTGGACCTGCCGCCGCCGAGCCGCCAGGCCGAGGCCGAACACGCGGCACTGGCCATCCTGCGCCTGTCGCACCAGCATGCCGGCGAACTGATGCTGGTCATGCTCGGCCCGCTGACCAACCTCGCGCTGGCACTGAAGCTGGACCCGACCCTGCCCCAGCGCATCAAGCGCATCGTGGTGATGGGCGGCGCGGTCACCTGCCACGGCAACATCACCCCGGCCGCCGAATTCAACATCGCCTTCGATCCGGAAGCCGCGCATGTGGTGTTCACCTCGTTCAAGCACCTGCTGGTGTCGGACTGGGAAGCCACCGTCGCCCACGGCCTGCCGCTGGAGCAGGCGGAGCAGTGGCTGCAGGCCGATTCCGACCGTGCCCGCTTCTACGAGCTCATCTCGCGCAAGACCCGCGCGCTGTCCGAAGACGCCAAGGGTGGCCGCTGGTACACCGCCGATGCGGTGGCCATGGCCTGGGCGCTGAACCCGGAAGGCCAGCTGCAGGTGGAATCGCGTCCGCTGAACGTGGAGCTGAACGGTACGTTCAGCCGTGGCGCCACCATCGTCGACTGGAACCGCCAGACCGGCCAGCCGGACAACTGCGACCTGCTGATGGCCTACGACCAGGCGCGTTTCGAGGCCCTGGTCCGCCAGGCGCTGGGCGCGGACTGA